In one window of Opitutus sp. GAS368 DNA:
- the ispE gene encoding 4-(cytidine 5'-diphospho)-2-C-methyl-D-erythritol kinase, giving the protein MDVSVFSPAKLNLFLAVTGRRADGFHDLVSVVAPLSFGDELVAKARERRTEDGEQFHLTCDDPAVPVDGSNLVLKAAQAFVAATGWPGGADFSLTKRIPLGAGLGGGSSNAVAALRALNQLSGGALAGAKLVEIAAALGSDCPLFLYDAPVVMRGRGERIATLPAAAGARLRGRRVLLFKPSFGISTPWAYDRMAAEAPAHYRPAAEAEAALAAWLGGNAPGEELLANNMEGVAFAKFIALPLLLTKLTRDFGVAVRLSGSGSACFALLRDDSATAPLIAAIRAAWGPRCFVQEARLV; this is encoded by the coding sequence ATGGATGTCTCGGTTTTTAGTCCCGCGAAGCTGAATCTTTTCCTCGCCGTCACCGGGCGGCGGGCGGACGGGTTCCATGACCTGGTGTCGGTCGTGGCGCCGCTCAGCTTTGGCGACGAGCTGGTCGCCAAAGCCAGAGAACGGAGGACAGAGGACGGAGAACAGTTCCATCTGACTTGTGACGACCCGGCGGTGCCGGTGGACGGGAGCAATCTGGTCCTGAAGGCTGCGCAGGCGTTTGTCGCGGCGACCGGCTGGCCGGGCGGGGCGGATTTCTCGCTGACCAAGCGGATTCCCCTGGGCGCCGGCCTTGGCGGCGGCAGCAGCAACGCCGTCGCGGCGCTGCGCGCGCTGAACCAATTGTCGGGCGGCGCGCTGGCCGGCGCCAAGCTCGTGGAGATCGCCGCAGCGCTCGGTTCGGATTGTCCGCTGTTCCTATATGACGCGCCGGTCGTCATGCGCGGCCGGGGCGAGCGCATCGCGACCCTGCCGGCGGCGGCCGGGGCGCGACTGCGCGGTCGTCGCGTGCTGTTGTTCAAGCCCTCGTTTGGCATCAGCACGCCGTGGGCCTACGACCGCATGGCCGCCGAGGCACCCGCGCACTACCGGCCCGCCGCGGAGGCCGAGGCGGCGCTGGCGGCGTGGCTGGGCGGCAACGCCCCCGGGGAGGAACTTCTGGCCAACAACATGGAGGGCGTGGCCTTCGCGAAGTTCATCGCCCTGCCGTTGCTGCTGACGAAACTCACGCGTGACTTCGGCGTGGCGGTGCGCCTGAGCGGCAGCGGCAGCGCCTGCTTCGCCCTGCTGCGTGACGATTCGGCAACGGCCCCGCTGATCGCCGCGATCCGGGCGGCCTGGGGCCCGCGGTGTTTCGTGCAGGAGGCGCGGCTCGTTTAA
- the ptsP gene encoding phosphoenolpyruvate--protein phosphotransferase, which produces MESTAKSEITIQGIAASRGIAYGQVFLYLQSELEIPQYTVDSDKRVAEVARFEQALLVTRQQISQIQAQVTKNLGEEEALIFDAHQMVLEDQALIGETIRDFQKTGLNIETCFNAVAQRYIQAFAEIDDEYLRERAADIKDVAKRVLHVLLGQSAMSLTELVDKRIIVAQDISPSEAAGIDRSAALGIVTDAGSRTSHAVIVARSMKIPAVVGTKDLTTKLKNDDWVMVDGYDGCVIINPTEQTLFRYGKIRKAKQSFETRLMSVNELAAETLDGVAVSLRANIEKPDEVALVQQYRAAGVGLYRTEFLFLSAPRIPTEEQQYAAYREIVGGLAPAPVTIRTLDVGGDKPLPGDPHLIGPEANPFLGFRAIRMCLENPAMFKNQLRAILRASAHGKVEMMYPMISGPEELDRANALLAEAKAELTERGQAFDGQMSVGAMIEIPSAAIAGDLLAGRCDFFSIGTNDLIQYLLAIDRGNSRIAHLYDPTHPAVLRTLKQIVDTGHAHKLKVSVCGEMAGDSIYVPLLLGLGVDELSMTPTLLPSVKFIIRAMKMSDAKALATEALQQTDARKTYALVEAFFNERVKAE; this is translated from the coding sequence ATGGAGTCCACCGCCAAAAGCGAAATCACCATCCAGGGCATCGCCGCATCCCGGGGCATCGCCTACGGCCAGGTGTTCCTCTACCTGCAGAGCGAGCTGGAGATCCCGCAATACACGGTGGATTCCGACAAGCGCGTGGCGGAGGTCGCGCGCTTCGAGCAGGCGCTGCTGGTCACGCGACAGCAGATCTCCCAGATCCAGGCCCAGGTGACCAAGAACCTCGGCGAGGAGGAGGCCCTCATCTTCGACGCCCACCAGATGGTGCTCGAGGACCAGGCGCTCATCGGCGAGACCATCCGCGATTTCCAGAAGACCGGACTGAACATCGAGACGTGCTTCAACGCCGTCGCCCAGCGCTACATCCAGGCGTTCGCCGAGATCGACGACGAATACCTGCGCGAGCGCGCCGCCGACATCAAGGACGTGGCCAAGCGCGTGCTCCACGTGTTGCTCGGCCAGTCGGCCATGAGCCTGACGGAGCTGGTGGACAAGCGTATCATCGTGGCGCAGGACATCTCGCCCTCCGAGGCCGCCGGCATCGACCGCAGCGCCGCGCTCGGCATCGTGACCGACGCCGGCAGCCGCACCAGCCACGCGGTCATTGTGGCCCGGTCGATGAAAATCCCGGCGGTGGTCGGCACCAAAGACCTCACGACCAAGCTCAAGAACGACGACTGGGTGATGGTCGACGGCTACGATGGCTGCGTCATCATCAACCCGACCGAGCAGACCCTTTTCCGCTACGGCAAGATCCGGAAGGCCAAGCAGTCGTTCGAGACGCGCCTGATGTCCGTCAACGAGCTGGCGGCCGAGACGCTCGACGGCGTGGCGGTGTCGCTCCGCGCCAACATCGAGAAGCCCGACGAGGTCGCCCTCGTGCAGCAATACCGCGCGGCGGGCGTCGGCCTCTACCGCACCGAGTTCCTTTTCCTCAGCGCCCCGAGGATTCCGACGGAGGAACAGCAGTATGCGGCCTACCGGGAGATCGTCGGCGGCCTGGCGCCGGCGCCGGTGACCATCCGCACGCTCGACGTCGGCGGCGACAAGCCGCTGCCCGGCGACCCGCACCTCATCGGGCCGGAGGCGAACCCCTTCCTCGGTTTCCGCGCGATCCGCATGTGCCTGGAGAATCCCGCGATGTTCAAGAACCAGCTCCGCGCCATCCTGCGCGCCAGCGCGCACGGCAAGGTCGAGATGATGTATCCCATGATCAGCGGCCCGGAGGAGCTTGACCGGGCCAACGCGCTGCTGGCCGAGGCGAAGGCCGAGCTCACGGAACGCGGCCAGGCCTTCGACGGGCAGATGAGCGTCGGCGCCATGATCGAGATCCCCAGCGCCGCCATCGCCGGCGATCTGCTGGCGGGCCGGTGCGACTTCTTCAGCATCGGCACCAACGACCTGATCCAATACCTGCTCGCGATCGACCGCGGCAACAGCCGCATCGCCCACCTCTACGACCCGACGCACCCCGCGGTGCTGCGCACGCTCAAGCAGATCGTCGACACCGGCCACGCGCACAAGTTGAAGGTCAGCGTCTGCGGGGAGATGGCGGGCGACTCGATCTACGTGCCGCTGCTGCTCGGCCTCGGCGTCGACGAGCTGAGCATGACGCCCACGCTGCTGCCGTCCGTGAAGTTCATCATCCGTGCCATGAAGATGAGCGATGCGAAGGCCCTCGCCACCGAGGCGCTGCAGCAGACCGACGCGCGGAAGACCTATGCGCTGGTCGAAGCGTTCTTCAACGAACGTGTTAAAGCCGAGTAA